The nucleotide sequence CCGCCTGCGGTGCGGTGGCTCCTTGTTTTACGGTCCAGGCACGTACTTCTTTTTTGCCTGCCGTGAAGTAGGTTTGCAGACCCAGTAGTTCATAACCACCACGAATAACGCGGTTCAGACCCGGCTCACTTTGTCCCATTTCTTCGAGGAACATTTCAACGTCTTCAGCATCTTCCAGTTCGGAGATTTCCTGTTCAATCTTGTTGCACACGGGTACAACCACGGCATTTTCGTTTTCGGCAATGCCACGAACCACATCCAGGTGAGGATTATTTTCGAAACCATCTTCTGCGACGTTGGCAATGTACATGGTTGGTTTGATGGTGATCATGTGGAACATGCGAATACGGTTCTGTTCGTCGTCGTTCAGTTCCATCGTACGCACGGGTTGATCAGCTTCTAAATGCTCGACGATGCGTTCCAGTAAGGCTTTGTCGGCAACAGCGTCTTTGTTACCGCTTTTCGCGGTACGGGTAACACGTTGCAGCTGCTTTTGTGCACTGTCGAGGTCCGCCAGGATCAGCTCCAGGTTGATTACGTCAATGTCATCCGCCGGGTTGATGGTGTTTTCAACGTGGATCACATTCGGGTCTTCGAAGCAGCGTACGACGTGAGCAATGGCATCGGTTTCACGAATGTTGGCCAGAAACTGGTTGCCCAGGCCTTCACCTTTGGAAGCGCCTTTTACCAGGCCCGCGATATCAACAAATTCCATGGTCGTTGGAATGACTTTTTCCGGATCAACGATGGAAGCCAATGTATCCAGGCGAGGATCTGGCATAGGTACGATACCGCTGTTTGGCTCAATGGTGCAGAAAGGGAAGTTTTCTGCGCCAATGCCGGACTTGGTTAACGCGTTAAACAGAGTGGATTTACCGACGTTGGGAAGACCAACGATGCCGCATTTGAAGCCCATATCAGGTTCCTGCTAATAAAATGTTTAAATTCGGATGAAAATTGCTGGGTATTTTACCCTTTATACGAATGAAGTCGATTCATCGCTTTGGCGATATCGCCTGCCAGAGCATAAGGAATAACGCGAATCGCTTCATCGATTGCATTATCGATAGACTGCTGTTCACTTTTACTGGCTTTACCCAGCACGTGGCCGGTGACTTTGTTTTTATCACCCGGGTGGTCAATGCCAATACGCAAACGATGGAAGTTTTTGTTATTGCCTAGCTTAGCGATGATATCGCGCAATCCGTTTTGCCCACCATGGCCGCCGCCTTGCTTAAATTTGGCAACGCCGGTTGGCATATCCAGCTCATCGTGAGCTACTAAAATCTGCTCTGGTGATAATTTATAAAAATTAGCCAGTGCCTGAACGGATTTACCGCTGGCGTTCATAAAGGTGGTGGGCAGTAATAACCAAACGGTTTTGCCATCGATAGTGCCTTTGCCAGACTTGCCAAAAAACTTTTTATCGGCGGATAGAGGAATACGATACGTCTCGGCCAGGCGTTCAACCAGCCAGGCACCAGCATTATGGCGGGTGTTTTCGTATTCGCTGCCGGGATTGCCCAGGCCAACAATTAACTGAATATCACTCATCATGTTATTCCACTCAATTTGTTCAGCATTATTCCATTCGGTAGTTTTCAGGCAATAAAAAAGCGGAGACCAGCTCCGCTTTTTTCAGACAAGGTCTGCAGCTCTGAAATTATTCAGCTGCTTCTTCGCCTTCTTCTTCGTCAGCCGCACCGCCTTTTGGAGCTGCAACGGTAACAACAGAAGTGTCATGCTCTGGGCCGTGAGACAGAGCCAGAGACTCAACGCCTTTAGGCAGTTTCAGATCAGACAGGTGAATAACGGTGCCTGCTTCGGCATCAGCCAGATCGATTTCGATGAACTCTGGCAGGTCGCCTGCAGCACAGATGATGTCCAGGCTGGTCAGCTGGTGAGAAATTTTACCACCGCCCAGTTTAACACCAACACAGCTCTCTTCGTTCAGGAAGTGCAGTGGAACGTGTGCTTTGATCTTGGTGCTCTTGCTTACGCGCTGGAAGTCAGCGTGCCAGATCAGCTGCTTAGCTGGGTGACGTTGCAGATCTTTCAGGATTACCTGCTCAGCTTTGTCGCCGATAGTCAGGGTAATAATAGAGCTGTAGAAAGCTTCGCTTTCCAGTGCTTTGTTCAGCTCATTAGCCGCCAGAGTGATTGCGGTTGGCTTACGGTCGTTACCGCCAGCTTTACCGCCATATACGATGGCAGGTACGCCGTTTTCGCGACGCAGGCGGCGGCTCGCACCTTTCCCTGAATCTTCGCGAACTACTGCATTCAGATTAAATTCT is from Bacterioplanoides sp. SCSIO 12839 and encodes:
- the ychF gene encoding redox-regulated ATPase YchF, producing MGFKCGIVGLPNVGKSTLFNALTKSGIGAENFPFCTIEPNSGIVPMPDPRLDTLASIVDPEKVIPTTMEFVDIAGLVKGASKGEGLGNQFLANIRETDAIAHVVRCFEDPNVIHVENTINPADDIDVINLELILADLDSAQKQLQRVTRTAKSGNKDAVADKALLERIVEHLEADQPVRTMELNDDEQNRIRMFHMITIKPTMYIANVAEDGFENNPHLDVVRGIAENENAVVVPVCNKIEQEISELEDAEDVEMFLEEMGQSEPGLNRVIRGGYELLGLQTYFTAGKKEVRAWTVKQGATAPQAAGVIHTDFERGFIRAETMSYDDFIEHNGESGCKAAGKLRVEGKEYIVKDGDVMHFLFNV
- the pth gene encoding aminoacyl-tRNA hydrolase produces the protein MSDIQLIVGLGNPGSEYENTRHNAGAWLVERLAETYRIPLSADKKFFGKSGKGTIDGKTVWLLLPTTFMNASGKSVQALANFYKLSPEQILVAHDELDMPTGVAKFKQGGGHGGQNGLRDIIAKLGNNKNFHRLRIGIDHPGDKNKVTGHVLGKASKSEQQSIDNAIDEAIRVIPYALAGDIAKAMNRLHSYKG
- a CDS encoding 50S ribosomal protein L25/general stress protein Ctc yields the protein MSEFNLNAVVREDSGKGASRRLRRENGVPAIVYGGKAGGNDRKPTAITLAANELNKALESEAFYSSIITLTIGDKAEQVILKDLQRHPAKQLIWHADFQRVSKSTKIKAHVPLHFLNEESCVGVKLGGGKISHQLTSLDIICAAGDLPEFIEIDLADAEAGTVIHLSDLKLPKGVESLALSHGPEHDTSVVTVAAPKGGAADEEEGEEAAE